A window of Streptomyces armeniacus contains these coding sequences:
- a CDS encoding putative cobaltochelatase, whose product MSTPYPFTALVGMPDLQLGLLVNAVHPAIGGVLVRGEKGTAKSTAVRALAALLPRLEAVPGCRFSCDPAAPDPGCPDGPHEPATEPGTGTGTGSSGTTRAARMVELPVGASEDRLVGALDIERALSEGVKAFEPGLLAEAHRGVLYVDEVNLLHDHLVDLLLDAAAMGASYVEREGVSVRHAARFLLVGTMNPEEGELRPQLLDRFGLTVEVAASRETDERVEVVRRRLAYDADPDGFATGWADDEDALRARIAAARALLPSVRLGDAALRQIAATCAAFEVDGMRADIVMARTASALAAWAGRTDVLAEDVRQAALLALPHRRRRNPFDAPGLDEDKLDETLREHAGEDDGPEPDPDGGPDGGGPQDGPEDGGPDGGGPEDPPPSGRPPLPEQRAEEQPAPQDATDAQDAADTQDADTETAAPGQSRAAGGAPEQRPAQASEPFKTRTLTVPGLGEGAAGRRSRARTAQGRTTGARRPHGALGKLHLAATVQAAAPHQHARGRTGSGLLVRRDDLRETVREGRESNLVLFAVDASGSMAARQRMSAVKGAVLSLLLDAYQRRDKVGLVTFRGADAQLALPPTSSVEAAAARLESLPTGGRTPLAAGLLRAREVLRVERMRDPARRPLLVVVTDGRATGGAEPLPRARHAAGLLAAEGTASVVVDCESGPVRLGLAAELAHRLGGGPAVTLDELRADAVSDLVRSVRKDSGAAVATAAAAARETEAAAVRGRKRAA is encoded by the coding sequence GTGAGCACCCCCTATCCCTTCACCGCCCTCGTGGGCATGCCGGACCTCCAGCTGGGCCTCCTCGTCAACGCGGTGCACCCCGCCATCGGCGGCGTCCTCGTACGCGGCGAGAAGGGCACCGCCAAATCGACCGCCGTACGCGCCCTCGCCGCCCTCCTGCCGCGCCTGGAGGCCGTGCCCGGCTGCCGGTTCTCCTGCGACCCCGCCGCGCCCGACCCGGGCTGCCCGGACGGTCCTCACGAGCCCGCGACAGAACCGGGCACGGGCACCGGCACAGGCTCCTCCGGTACGACGCGCGCGGCCCGCATGGTCGAACTCCCCGTCGGCGCCTCCGAGGACCGGCTCGTCGGCGCGCTGGACATCGAACGGGCGCTGTCCGAGGGCGTCAAGGCCTTCGAGCCCGGCCTGCTGGCGGAGGCGCACCGCGGTGTGCTGTACGTCGACGAGGTCAACCTCCTGCACGACCACCTCGTCGACCTGCTGCTGGACGCCGCCGCGATGGGCGCCTCGTACGTGGAGCGCGAAGGCGTCTCCGTACGGCACGCGGCGCGCTTCCTCCTCGTCGGCACGATGAACCCCGAAGAGGGTGAACTGCGGCCGCAGTTGCTGGACCGCTTCGGGCTGACCGTCGAGGTGGCGGCCTCCCGCGAGACGGACGAGCGGGTGGAGGTCGTACGGCGGCGGCTCGCGTACGACGCCGACCCGGACGGCTTCGCCACGGGCTGGGCCGACGACGAGGACGCGCTGCGCGCCCGTATCGCCGCCGCCCGCGCGCTGCTGCCGAGCGTGCGGCTGGGCGACGCCGCGCTGCGGCAGATCGCCGCGACGTGCGCCGCGTTCGAGGTGGACGGGATGCGCGCGGACATCGTGATGGCGCGTACGGCGAGCGCGCTGGCGGCCTGGGCGGGCCGTACGGACGTGCTCGCGGAGGACGTACGGCAGGCGGCGCTGCTGGCGCTGCCGCACCGGCGGCGGCGCAATCCGTTCGACGCGCCCGGACTGGACGAGGACAAGCTGGACGAGACGCTGCGAGAGCACGCTGGCGAGGACGACGGCCCGGAGCCGGACCCCGACGGCGGTCCGGACGGCGGCGGACCGCAGGACGGCCCTGAGGACGGCGGTCCCGACGGCGGCGGCCCGGAGGACCCGCCGCCGTCCGGGCGGCCGCCGCTGCCCGAGCAGCGTGCGGAGGAGCAGCCCGCTCCGCAGGACGCCACGGACGCACAGGACGCCGCCGACACCCAGGACGCGGACACGGAGACCGCCGCCCCCGGGCAGAGCCGCGCCGCCGGCGGCGCCCCCGAACAGCGCCCCGCGCAGGCCTCCGAGCCGTTCAAGACGCGCACCCTGACCGTCCCCGGCCTCGGCGAGGGCGCCGCCGGGCGGCGCTCCCGCGCCCGTACGGCGCAGGGCCGCACCACCGGCGCGCGCCGCCCGCACGGCGCGCTCGGGAAGCTGCACCTGGCGGCGACCGTTCAGGCCGCGGCCCCGCACCAGCACGCGCGCGGGCGTACCGGCAGCGGGCTGCTCGTACGCCGGGACGACCTGCGCGAGACGGTGCGCGAGGGCCGCGAGAGCAACCTCGTGCTGTTCGCCGTCGACGCCTCCGGGTCGATGGCCGCACGGCAGCGTATGAGCGCCGTGAAGGGCGCGGTGCTGTCGCTGCTCCTGGACGCGTACCAGCGCCGCGACAAGGTCGGCCTGGTGACGTTCCGCGGGGCGGACGCCCAACTGGCGCTGCCGCCCACGTCGTCGGTGGAGGCCGCCGCGGCCCGGCTCGAATCGCTGCCCACCGGGGGCCGTACGCCGCTGGCGGCCGGACTGCTCAGGGCGCGCGAGGTACTGCGCGTCGAGCGGATGCGCGACCCGGCGCGCCGCCCGCTGCTCGTCGTCGTGACGGACGGGCGGGCGACGGGCGGTGCGGAACCGCTGCCGCGCGCGCGGCACGCGGCGGGACTGCTGGCGGCGGAGGGCACGGCGTCGGTGGTCGTGGACTGCGAATCGGGCCCCGTACGGCTGGGCCTCGCGGCCGAACTCGCGCACCGGCTGGGCGGCGGCCCCGCCGTGACGCTCGACGAGCTCCGTGCGGACGCGGTTTCGGACCTCGTACGGAGCGTCAGGAAGGACAGCGGGGCGGCAGTGGCGACCGCGGCCGCAGCAGCACGCGAAACCGAAGCAGCAGCCGTACGCGGCAGGAAGAGGGCAGCGTAA
- the cobO gene encoding cob(I)yrinic acid a,c-diamide adenosyltransferase codes for MPKGQPNVVPDDGLTTRQRRNRPLLAVHTGTGKGKSTAAFGLALRAWNQGWPVGVFQFVKSARWKVGEEHALRVLGASGEGGTVDWHKMGEGWSWIQRDAELGNEEAAREGWEQIKRDLAAETYGLYVLDEFAYPLHWGWVDTAEVVAVLRDRPGTQHVVITGRNAPPGLLDAADLVTEMTKVKHPMDAGQKGQRGIEW; via the coding sequence ATGCCGAAGGGACAGCCGAACGTCGTACCGGACGACGGTCTCACCACACGTCAGCGCCGCAACCGCCCGCTGCTGGCGGTGCACACGGGCACCGGCAAGGGCAAGTCGACGGCGGCCTTCGGGCTGGCGCTGCGCGCCTGGAACCAGGGCTGGCCCGTCGGGGTGTTCCAGTTCGTGAAGTCGGCCCGCTGGAAGGTCGGCGAGGAGCACGCCCTGCGCGTGCTGGGCGCCTCCGGAGAGGGCGGCACCGTCGACTGGCACAAGATGGGCGAGGGCTGGTCGTGGATCCAGCGTGACGCCGAACTGGGCAACGAGGAGGCCGCCCGCGAGGGCTGGGAGCAGATCAAACGGGACCTGGCGGCGGAGACGTACGGGCTGTACGTGCTCGACGAGTTCGCCTACCCGCTGCACTGGGGCTGGGTGGACACCGCCGAGGTGGTCGCCGTCCTGCGGGACCGGCCCGGCACCCAGCACGTGGTGATCACCGGGCGCAACGCGCCGCCCGGACTCCTCGACGCCGCCGACCTGGTGACGGAGATGACCAAGGTCAAGCACCCGATGGACGCGGGCCAGAAGGGCCAGCGGGGCATCGAATGGTGA